A region of the Salvia splendens isolate huo1 chromosome 11, SspV2, whole genome shotgun sequence genome:
tcaaatgataaaatgatacttttgtttaataatgatagttttagatttttttgatgataaaatgatacttttgcatcgtaaaatgatagtttgaggggacaaaatgatagtttcaaatgataaaatgatatttttgtttcataatgatagttttagttctttggatgataaaatgatacttttgcatcataaaatgatagtttgaggggataaaatgatagtttcaaataataaaatgatacttttgtttaataatgatagttttagatttttttgatgataaaatgatacttttccatcgtaaaatgatagtttgaggggacaaaatgatagtttcaaatgataaaatgatatttttgtttcataatgatagttttagttctttggatTCCGGTAGCTGAATCGGAGCCCTAACTCTGATAGTTGTATGTCGGCGCTTGCTTATCAAGGGGGAAAAATGTAACAGAACTGAGTTTTACCGTTCTCGCCGGGATCGATGAAGACTTCACTGGCTGCTCAACGTCCGGCGTCGAATTGGTGATTGCACTGACTGGATACGCACAAGAGGGGAAACGAGAAGTGGAGAGAGGATTTGTTTTCAATCTTCAAATTGTGAAAATAGGGAGGGCATAATGGAGAAGTGGAGGTTTGTCGGGGCTGGGCATTCGAGCCATGATAATAAACCAGCCCCCACAAGTGTGATTTGGGTCAGGGGTTTGTAGTGTGAACAGTGCGGGCCTTACGGGCCTCGACCGGGCCATCTAATATCAAACATGGCAACCAAACAACTGGTATAAGTATGATATGAAACGTAAACATGAGTTAACATACGAACCAAACGACTCCTTAGGAtttcaattataaaatattattttttaacactaaaatgttatttttataatttaaatacaaaaataatgtaTTGAGATTATGTAAAgggaaatgataaaatgataaatgattACCTCTTAAATAAAGGGATCGAAGTAAAAAGTAAGGCTATCAACTTAAAAGACTGGACTGTATACCTAAAAGATAATTAAAATTGAAGAGTTTCgagaatttgaatatttaaaaaataactacaccacaccaaaaaaagaattaaaaatagaGAAAGGCAAACTAAATCCCAACAACGGCAGCGACGGAGATTCCAATGCCGGAAACACACTTGGATTCCTCCGCCGCATTTCCAAATTAATCCATCACGCATTCCTCCTCGATCTCTAATCGCAATGATTCACCAATGCATTTCCAAggcgcctccgcctccgcctccctcACCAATCTCCAGACCCAAAACCCTCACCAGGTCCACCATCCGCTGTCAATTGGAGCAGAAAGCGCCGGCGCTCGCCGCGGCCGGTATGAGCCCCTTCACGGGGCGGGACCCCAATGTGAAGAAGCCGGGTTGGCTGAGGCAGAAGGCGCCTCAGGGGGAAAAGTACGACGAGGTCAAGGAATCGCTGTCGAGGCTCAAGCTCAACACTGTATGTGAGGAGGCGCAGTGCCCTAATATTGGGGAGTGCTGGAACGGCGGCAGCGACGGCATCTCCACCGCCACCATCATGTTGCTCGGCGACACCTGCACTAGGGGTTGCCGTTTCTGTGCTGTGAAGACGAGTAGGAACCCGTCGCCGCCCGATCCTATGGAGCCCTATAATACTGCTAAGGCTATTGCCAGTTGGGGGTAATTCATGTTCTTCGCTTTCCCCGTTTCCAATTTACTGTGTTTATTCAGCTCTGCTGCTTCATGTTTGATAATCGCTTCTTTCAGTTTGATTGTTTTACAAATTTTGTTGCAACAAGCCAATATATTAGATTTCTGGTTGGCAATAGAGCAATTGAATGAATTCCTCTTTTGTGATGTGAGTTCCATGTGTAAGGGAGAAGAATGTATAGGAATTGGTGTTTGGGTTGGATGCTAATGGGAAACTACTTTAGCACGCCCAGTGGGCCTTACACATGAATTTTTTTGGGTACTCTCCACTTGTTTGCTTTTTTAGTAGTGCAATTAGTTGGGGACTCTAATGTGATTAGGCTTGATTTGGGAGTGTATACGCCTGGATGGACTTTTTATAACTAAGTGTGTGCATGAGAAAAGGTTGCATATCTGTTGTGTTAATTGTTATTAAGTAGGAGATTTGTTATTCTCTGCCATGACTTTGCCAAATCTTGGGTGCTTATGCTATTGTATAATCTATTCATTGAAGGCAATAATGAAATGAATCCATCAACCTCTTCTTCCTTGGTATATGGAGAACTTATTTGGGGCCATCAATATATAGGGAATGATATATATTTAACCAGTAGCAATTTCTTGAATGACCTAAAAGTTGGAACCGGAAGGAATCAGCTGTTTGGACATTATAAGTTGAACAAAATGATTAAGTAATTGTGTTAGTTCTTTTATTTAGTAAAAAGGTAAAGTATGTTTTTCTTCTGCTATGACTGCAACAAACAATGAATCTTACTATCTCAAAGAGACTTTGCATGTATCACAGGCTGACAGTTGCCTTGCTTTTTATTTTCCAGTGTGGATTATATTGTCCTCACCAGCGTGGACCGAGATGATATACCTGATGGTGGAAGTGGTCATTTTGCTGAAACAGTAAAAGCAATGAAGGTTTGTTATGTGTCTTTAGTAGAATTAAATCTCGTAGGAACTGAGTGTTACAATGGTTGCTTCATAGGTGCATATGTGTATATTTGATAACACCCATGGAAAAGTCTAGTATTTGTAACAAGCATGGAAAAGTCCAGTACTTGTCTTCGTAGTTAGCATTCAGTTCATGTGAAGATGACCACTCTTGAGTAAATCTAACATGGAGCTAATT
Encoded here:
- the LOC121756576 gene encoding lipoyl synthase, chloroplastic-like; translation: MIHQCISKAPPPPPPSPISRPKTLTRSTIRCQLEQKAPALAAAGMSPFTGRDPNVKKPGWLRQKAPQGEKYDEVKESLSRLKLNTVCEEAQCPNIGECWNGGSDGISTATIMLLGDTCTRGCRFCAVKTSRNPSPPDPMEPYNTAKAIASWGVDYIVLTSVDRDDIPDGGSGHFAETVKAMKALNPEIMVECLTSDFRGDLEAVSTLVHSGLDVFAHNVETVKRLQRIVRDPRAGYEQSLSVLKHAKLDKEGMITKSSLMLGLGESDDELKEAMADLRAIDVDILTLGQYLQPTPLHLTVKEYVTPEKFAFWKDYGESIGFRYVASGPLVRSSYRAGELFIKTMVKKKTKNGSA